Genomic DNA from Gimesia aquarii:
GCTGTTGGCGAGAACGGGGAAGTGGCAGTTGGTGGCTACGACGGCTACAAGCCTTTGCTGGTCGAAATTGTCAAATTTTTCCGTTCGGGTAAACCACCTGTGAGTGAAGAGGAAACACTGGAGATCTATAGCTTCATGGAAGCCGCCGACGAAAGTAAGCGTCAGGGAGGCGCTGAGGTCACGCTCGCGAGTGTTCTCGAAAAAGCAGAAAGAGCAGCAAATAAGAAACTCGCGAAACTGGATTTGGCGGGTGGTAGTGTTTCTGCCACTGATAATAAACTTTCTGCTGCTGAGAAAGCCGCTGGTTGGAAGTTGCTGTTTAACGGGAAAAACTATGCAGGATGGAAATGTAATAACGGCAAGCCGATCGCGGCTCCCATCGAAGATGGGGCTCTGGTTCCCTATAAATCAGGTGGTTATCTAATCGTTTACGACAAGGCGTTTAGTGATTTTAAATTCAAATGCGATGTAAAAATGCCTAAAGAATGCAACTCAGGAATTTTCTTTCGCATTGGTAATTTGAAAGACCCGGTTCAGACTGGGTTTGAGGCTCAGATTCTGAGTGGGAAAGGGACTGGTATGCATGATTTTGGAGCGATCTATGACCTTGTTGCTCCAGCAGAGAACCGGGCAAGTGCACCCGGTGAATGGACCAGTATTGAGATCACCTGCCAGGGGCCACATATTAGTGTCGCCGTGAATGGAAAAGTTGTTGCCAGTCTGGATGCGGATGAGTGGACTCAACCAGGAAAAAGGCTGGACGGTTCAAAGCATAAGTTTAAGACTGCTGTGAAAGACTTTCCTAGAAAGGGATATCTTGGATTTCAGGATCACGGTCATAAAGTTTGGTATAAAAATGTGAAGCTGCTGGATCTCTCAAAGAAGAAATAA
This window encodes:
- a CDS encoding family 16 glycoside hydrolase, encoding MNSGLLKRLFSLTTLLLLVLSVAFNSSLMAAEAKKELKAGIIGLDTSHAIAFTKMLNTGTPEGELAGVRIVAAYPKGSPDIESSVSRVPKYTEEVKKMGVEIVGSIDDLLKKVDVVFLETNDGRPHLEQAIPVFQAGKPVFIDKPIAGSLTDAVALFELSRKYNTPMFSSSSLRFSKGAQRLRNGKEGKITKCSTHSPCSLEKTHPSLFWYGIHGVETLFTVMGPGCQSVKRTVSNADRDEVVGRWAGGRVGQFSGVRKGAPKGYGGTAVGENGEVAVGGYDGYKPLLVEIVKFFRSGKPPVSEEETLEIYSFMEAADESKRQGGAEVTLASVLEKAERAANKKLAKLDLAGGSVSATDNKLSAAEKAAGWKLLFNGKNYAGWKCNNGKPIAAPIEDGALVPYKSGGYLIVYDKAFSDFKFKCDVKMPKECNSGIFFRIGNLKDPVQTGFEAQILSGKGTGMHDFGAIYDLVAPAENRASAPGEWTSIEITCQGPHISVAVNGKVVASLDADEWTQPGKRLDGSKHKFKTAVKDFPRKGYLGFQDHGHKVWYKNVKLLDLSKKK